The Ornithinimicrobium sufpigmenti genome includes the window CGACGCGGACCGCGGTGGTCGACACGGCGAGGTCGTGGTCGGCCAGGAGCACCAGGGCCGCGTCCAGCAGGTCAGCCGGGGAACCGGCGAGGTATGTGGTCAAGGTCGCCGCCAGGGTCGGCCCGCCCGTCGGCGCGGGGTGGGCACCGGGGAGAGACAGGCCCATGAAGGCCGCTGCCCGCGCGCCCGCCCGGGCGAAAGCCGTCGGGCTGCGGTCATGCCGTCCCAGGTCGGTCGTCCCGGCGACGAGCACGGCATGCTTGAACCGGTCCATGACACCGGTCCGGTCCGGCATCGCGCCGGTGAGGGTCGTGAGGGACTCCCGCTCGCCCCGGCCCGGCCAGGGTGCCTCGGACGGCATGCCGACCAGCAGCTCCCGGACCTGCTCGAAGGTGTGCGTGCCGGCCAGGTCGGCGACGTCGTGGCCGCGGTAGGCCAGCCGGCCCGCGGTGACCTCGGTGACCTGGGTGCGGACGTCGTCGCTGGCGGCCGGACCGCCGCGTCGCCCGGCGCGTCCGCCCTGGAGGAGTCCACGCACATCGGTGAGGGCGAAGAGGCTCCCGGTGCCCGGTGCGCGTCGGACCGGGGTGAGCACCCCACGGCTGACGTAGGCGTAGACCGTCTGCACCTTCACCCCGAGGTAGTCCGCCACCTGCGTCGTGGTCAGCTCACCGTCCATCCGTGCGTCCATCCGTGCGTCCTTCTGTGCGTCCATCTGTCCACCCATCTCCCCGTCCATACCGCCATCATATTGATGTGATCAACGTTGACATGACGATCAACACTGCGTCACGCTCACGGCATGGACCAGACCCAGAACGGCACGTTGACCACCCCGCCCGGCCTCAAGGGCGTCGTCGTCGCGGACACCCGCACCGGCGACGTGCGCGGCGAGGAGGGGTTCTACCACTTCAGGGAGTACTCGGCGGTGGAGCTGGCCCGGTCCCGCAGCTTCGAGGACGTCTGCCACCTGATGCTGGAGGGCACCCTGCCCACGGCCGCGGAGTCGCAGGCCCTGCAGGACCGCATCGCGGAGGCAGCCGTGCTGCCGCACGCGCTGCTCGAGGTCCTCCTCGACGTGGCGCGCTCCGGGCCGGACCGTGCCTCGCTGGCCCGGCTGCGCACCGCGGTCTCGCACCTGGGCGCCATCGAGGGCTTCGGGCCCACCTACGGCGCCGACCCTGCGCAGGTCCGCGCCGACGTCCTGCGCCTGGTGGGGGCGGTACCGGTGATCCAGGCCGCGCTCCACCGGCTGCGCCAGGGCCTGGAGCCGCTGCCGGCCCGGCCCGAGCTCGGCGCGGCCGGCAGCTGGCTGTGGATGCTGACCGGGGAGGAGCCGAGCGCCCAGCACAGCCGCGCGATCACGGCATACCTCACCAGCACGGTCGACCACGGCTTCAGCGCGAGCACCTTCGCCGCCCGGGTGGTGACCTCCGCGGGCTCCGACGTCGCCTCGGCCGTGTGCGCCGCGATCGGCACCTTCGCCGGGCCGTTGCACGGTGGCGCCCCCGACCGCGCGCTGGACTCCCTGGACGAGATCGGCTCGCCGGAAAGGGCCCGCGCGTGGGTGCGCGACAAGGTCGCCGCCGGGGAACGGATCATGGGCTTCGGGCACGCCGTCTACCGGGTGATGGACCCCCGGGCGGCGATGCTGCGCGAGATCGCCCAGGAGCTGGGCGGGCCGCTGGCCGACCTGGCGGTGCGGGTCGAGCGGGAGGTCGTGGAGGCGCTCGCCGAGCTCAAGCCCGGCCGCGCGCTGCACACCAACGTCGAGTACTACGCGGGCGTGGTGATGGAGCAGTGCGGCATCCCGCGCGAGATGTTCACGCCCACCTTCGCGACCGCGCGGGTCGTCGGCTGGGGCGCGCACATCCTCGAGCAGGCGCAGGAGAGCAAGATCTTCCGTCCGGCGGCACGGTATGTCGGTCCCGAGGCACCCGTCCCGGTGCCGGACGCCGGGGCGTAGCTGGGCCCTAGAGTCTCCCCATGCGACTGGAGAACATCGTCATGCAGGCGCGGGACCCCGAGCGGACGGGAGCCTTCTGGTCCGCAGCGCTGGGCCTGGTCGACGGTCGGCCGCCGCACGAGGGTGACTACGAGGGCCGGTTGACGATCCCCGGGGGGCCCTGGCTCGACATCTGCATCGAGCCGGTCCCCCACCCGCCGCCACCGGGCTGGCGGCTGCACCTCGACCTGCTCGGCGGGGTGCGGCAGCAGGAGGTGGTCGACCGGCTCCTCGGCCTGGGT containing:
- a CDS encoding citrate synthase, with the protein product MDGEMGGQMDAQKDARMDARMDGELTTTQVADYLGVKVQTVYAYVSRGVLTPVRRAPGTGSLFALTDVRGLLQGGRAGRRGGPAASDDVRTQVTEVTAGRLAYRGHDVADLAGTHTFEQVRELLVGMPSEAPWPGRGERESLTTLTGAMPDRTGVMDRFKHAVLVAGTTDLGRHDRSPTAFARAGARAAAFMGLSLPGAHPAPTGGPTLAATLTTYLAGSPADLLDAALVLLADHDLAVSTTAVRVAVSSGADPYSALLAGLAAADSPLHLTASLQALDWLTGALHDPQAAIDAALTGRRPPGFGHVVYTEQDPRAQLLLDLLEPECDRAELAALRTVEAELLERRGWVLNVDVALALLVCTLRLPRDAGPVIFACARTAGWTAHAVEELREPGMRFRLRGVYSGPRQS
- a CDS encoding citrate/2-methylcitrate synthase yields the protein MDQTQNGTLTTPPGLKGVVVADTRTGDVRGEEGFYHFREYSAVELARSRSFEDVCHLMLEGTLPTAAESQALQDRIAEAAVLPHALLEVLLDVARSGPDRASLARLRTAVSHLGAIEGFGPTYGADPAQVRADVLRLVGAVPVIQAALHRLRQGLEPLPARPELGAAGSWLWMLTGEEPSAQHSRAITAYLTSTVDHGFSASTFAARVVTSAGSDVASAVCAAIGTFAGPLHGGAPDRALDSLDEIGSPERARAWVRDKVAAGERIMGFGHAVYRVMDPRAAMLREIAQELGGPLADLAVRVEREVVEALAELKPGRALHTNVEYYAGVVMEQCGIPREMFTPTFATARVVGWGAHILEQAQESKIFRPAARYVGPEAPVPVPDAGA